CTTCAGCTCAAGCTCGTCTTCTTCGGTTTATGCTGCACCAGAAAACACCCGTTAGTTTAGTAGGAACTGAGCTCTGGTTGTTTCTGGggctaaaatcaaataaaaagtaaCGATGGGCCCGCCCCTTACCTCCCAGGCTCTGGTTTCTCCCGTCTCCTCCCACCGCTGGGCACGACGAAAACACTGCCAGGCCCAGCGTCCCGACACCTGCCCGCGCCTTGGGATGGAGAAGGCGTCCGCAGACTTCCTTCCTCCGTCCTCTCGCGCTCACCTACAGTGCCGGCCGCCGACAGGAAGACGGCGAGTTCGGGGAGAAGCTACAAGCAAAGTCAAAAATCAGCAAACGTCAACCGTTGTCACTTTTCAAACTTGCCGCCTCCTACTGGAAGTCCCGCCCCATTCCGCCAAGCCCGAGTCCAACCGCGACGGATGCCGGTTGGGCTCAAGAGACGCCAGGCCGGTGGGGCTGGAGTTGTCATGGAAGGGGCAGGGCACAGGGCGGAACCATTGCTCGCGGAGCTGGCGTCGAGTCGGAACCTCGGACTGTAGGAAGTGGGAGCACCGCGGTTTCGGGGGAGAGACCGGGGTTGAGCGTCTAGCGCAGCTCAGCGTGACTTCCGCCAGCGTTTAGAGCGTTTTCGGGGTCCGAGTTGAAGAGCAAAACCAAGTGAAGGAAACTTCACTAAGTTCAGGTGACAAGGGAAGAAGTACAGAGGTAATTTATAGAATTCCAGAGTAAAAATAACTTGTTGAACATTGATTATGTGCCGGGTTTTGTTAGATGCTTGTAAGCATCATCTCATTTAGACTTCATTAAAGGGGAGAAAAGGGAGAGTGGAGAGATACTATCATCCCCTCGGGTGAGGGCTCTGAATCAGAGAATGCAGTTCTCTGCGCACAGTAGTTGACAAGTATCATAGCTTGGATACGAACACACATCCTCTGACTCTGTGCTCATAAGCACCACTTCAAGAGGTGGAAGGAACATAACAGTTCATCTGGTCAAATCCTCTCGCTTTTACAGATATGAAAACTGGACTCAGAGAGAAGTGATTTGTTAGAAGTTATACAGTaagtgggactgtaaagtagaaACCAGGTCTCCTGATTTTAGCTTCTCCCTCTTCAATCAGTGCTTTCCCCTCTGAACTGTTTCCCAAACTTGCACATTCCTGAGTGAGTTGCATTCTTCAGATAAGGGGCcctgaaatctgtattttttttacatggtatttgtttgtttgttttggcaagAGTGGAAACACTGCCTTTAATACAAGTTAGGAAGCCATGGCAGGCCTAGTTGTCAGGGGAGAAAGCCATTAAGTTTTGTTGAGGTTTGGGACACGAGAAGACGTAATAGGACTTATATCTGGTCACAGAGTAGAGCATCATCTGGTGACAGTCGTGTGTTGGATAGGGAGCCTGAACTGAATTATGTGAAAAAAAGTGCTAGAAAGGTTGTATTGAATGTAGACAAAAATTCCGGTGCTTTGTCCTGTCCTGAAGGACTAAACCTATTGATAGTGAAGTCTATAccaattctaaataaaaatacatttcatatcaTTAGTTCAGGGCTGTGTGTCTTTCCTTTCAATGTCTATTTACTGATGTAAGTCTCAAAGTCGGAATCTAGTAAGACTCAAAAGGAGgttaagaaaatagattttaaaaaaatattagagTCAgtgaggaaagcagaaaaaagagaCCTGTCTCATTGACACTTGCCAAATCAAATTGATTACTGATACGTGCATAACTTCCACCAAATCATATGTCCTTAGAGGCAGGGAAGGGAACCATAGCATAGTGACTGAGAGCACATCTCTACGGTCAAAGGGAGTTGGATTGAAATCCCTGATTACACCATTTACTACCTAGGTGGACTTAGGTGAGCTATTTAACCTAACTGAGCTCGTTTCTGCATCTTTAAAATAGGGTGACAGTTTTATCTGCTTTATAGGGTATCGTGAAGATTAAGTGAATTAGTTCCTGTAGAGTGCTTAATTAAGTGCCTGGCAAAATTGTGAGTACTTGAAAAGTATTAGCTGTTATTttgactattattatttatacatGGTCCCTAGGAAAATACCTTGCAAGTGgcaagtgctcaacaaatgtctAAATTGTTGTTGAggatctagaaaaaaaaacaagcgaTTTATGTGAAAGCCAAGATTAGAATGGAccatggagaaagagaaaaatgaggcaaaggaagaaaagagcaaGACAACCATTTTGTTGTATCGACAATAAATGTTGTTTATTTGGGGGTTAATATTACTGTTGATGTGATAAATTGAGTTATATTAgaagtaaattatttatttaaaaaatgagtgtttATTCAAATTACCTTAATTAGAAGGTTAaatctgactttttaaaacttttagttgCCTGATTCTGGTCAGTGTAAGGTAGAAGGTGGAACATCAGAATTCTCACCCTAGACATTAGTCTAAGAGTTTTGTTATCACCCATAAAAACACAGACTATTGCAGAAAACTTTAGTATTCTTTCTGATTGTAGCATCATAATTTTATACCTTCACATGTGCTACATTTGCCCTACTATTTCATTTTCCCTGTCAGCCCTCCTGCTAATACCTCCCTTCACAGCCTAGACTGCATGATTTATCAGCATCCAAACTTCCTGTGTCTGATGCCTCTGACTCAGGTGCCTGTCAAAATCTTATCCCTGAATCTTGTCTATAAATCCTTAGCTGGAAACACTGGAGAAAATGACACAAAGTGACATATGACAGATTGTCAGTCTCCATCTTCAGCTCTTTCCCTGACTCCTGACAATCCTTTATCATCAGTAATTTTCCTGTCCTGTAACTTTCAGTGATTTCTCACAAACTTTATCCTTTCTTCATTCCTCTTCCCAACCTAAATTCCCCTCTTTAATAGAAAGTGACCAGAGTGGTCTTAAGGTGTGTTTCAAGCACATAACACATTCGTATGCATCTGCAATTTGTTGTGTCTATTgcctttctaattttaatttcatgttcCTTTTCTAGACTGCACTTTAAATTCTGGATGACAGACCTATCAGGACTGAGTGGACCTTTGAGTGACAAGATGGGGGTGCTCCAAAGAGAACATGGCAGCCTGCAGCTAGGACTTTAATGCAAGTGGTGATGCTGTGATATctagtgctttaaaaaaatctctttttttaagtGACAGGGTTTCCAAATTGTTATTTCTACTTTGTTTAACAGATCAATAGGGACAAAAAGTTGATTCACTTGGTCTAATGTGGTAGGAATAGGTGAAATACTAAGACTGGGTCCTACACTCTACTTGCCATCAGGCACCCATTCTTATGAATAGAGATTCCATAGGGACCACACACAATCCCAGTACTTTTTTCCCAGTTAATTGAGAAAATTAAAGCCATCATACAATATATAACTTCCTCCCTCTCCACTTCTGTCAATGCCACATATATCCACCTGTCTTATTTGTCTGTCTCAGAAAATGAAATGTACTTCCTCCACCAATGTATGACCACTGTTTCTTGTTCTAGAGCTCTCTTCTGCATTTGGTATCATTGATCAAACCCTCCTTGAAACTCGTTTTGCATTTCTCCCATCTTTTTCTACCTGTCTCATGCTTCTTGGGggtctttttttctctgcctaCCCATTAAATAGTATTTCCCAAAGTTCCAACCTTGAGTTGTTTTCTGTCTGTATCTTCCCTGTGAGCACTGTCCACTCATTGTTTTAACCTATTTGCTCATGGATTCTAAAACTACTGCTATTCTTGACCTCTTCCTTGAAGTTCAGACTTTTGGGAGGCTCACAAGCCGTTCAAACTCTAATTTGTCCTTTGCTTTCATTTGCACTCCCAATTCTATCTCATCTCACTGCTTTCAGCTGTAACTACTACCACCCCCACCTACACTACCAAATCCATCTTGTAAGTAGCAGCCAGAATGACCAGTCTCAAATGTAAATCTATTTCACTTGCCTCCTTAAATTTCTAATCTTCCTCTGCAGTCACCTTCAAGATAGTCCAACTCCGTGGCCTGGTGTGCTAGGGTCTTCATTATCTTGCCACTGTTTTCCTTCCCAGTCTTGTTTCCCTTTCCAGTACCATCTCCCATCCTACCCACTTCGCATTCATGAGGCTGCTTTCCACCTGAGACCTTTTGCATTCTTGTTGACTTTGTCTGgactgtctttattttctttggctGACTCTTCCTTATCTTTACTAATTTTTTAGGGCTCTTCCAAGAAGCCTTTCCTTATTCCATAGTCTGAGTTAGttgacttttctctctgctttcttgACATCTGTGgattcattcagaaaatattcatTGAACCCTTATTTTGTGCCAGACACTGAGCTAGATACTAGAAATACAATAATGAACAAGCAAATATGGCAATAACCAATCTAATAATTTCCTGACAGAATTTACATTCTcatagggaaaaaagaaaaaaaaaaaaaagcagttcagTCTTATTGGCTCCATGCTTGAGAATAGCTAGGAATTGAAAGGGTAAAAGAGAAGTATTCTAGATAGAGGCTAACAATGTTTATGAAGAAGAACACAGTCTAGGAACTGAGAGATTCTAGACAGGGGTGGAGAGGTAAACAGGGACCAGATCATGAAGAACATTAGTGATGATGTCACAAAGTTTGGACTGCTTCTTAAGGCTAATAGTAACTTTGAATGGTTTCAACATGATTAGGTTAGTATTTAGATGATGAATCGCTACTCTGAGAAAAAGAACTCAAAGGGTGGCAATACCAGCAAGAAGGAAACCAGTTAGGAGATAAT
This portion of the Pongo abelii isolate AG06213 chromosome 1, NHGRI_mPonAbe1-v2.0_pri, whole genome shotgun sequence genome encodes:
- the LOC129049011 gene encoding uncharacterized protein LOC129049011, which produces MEKASADFLPPSSRAHLQCRPPTGRRRVRGEATSKVKNQQTSTVVTFQTCRLLLEVPPHSAKPESNRDGCRLGSRDARPVGLELSWKGQGTGRNHCSRSWRRVGTSDCRKWEHRGFGGETGVERLAQLSVTSASV